One genomic window of Caldivirga maquilingensis IC-167 includes the following:
- a CDS encoding oligosaccharide flippase family protein: MSSESSVSGVITGYLASAVIYVIILTRLIPLTQYGYYNSLLAMMGIFSLFFPTLGIDVAIAREAAMLHARDMPFEGHMAAILLISIILTTAYSLTLFLAIPLYIISKIPSYYLGIVYIYIAWIITQAFTGVLSTYLWIMSKLRSQGVGNMLYSLVFRPLEVALLVVMHSVYAIIISILIGQLTALLYYMLIIRRLPNPLKGLALIKNGLRRYLNTGFQNWIISYIGSIGGYALTYLVYLSLGPEYVAIYNLVTYMLGAVTTLTGSVSNVFSSKLSHVIGAGGDTKALVRDYAISIIVTSGVLSQLAMLTIPLLPILSIVHGDYVRSIPYAMLLLASAVISAPVSIYTVYYWVLGKGWHSVKISALGVTVGLLIFIITVKYLGFYSVILSSYASSISPLIAFI, encoded by the coding sequence ATGAGCAGTGAATCCTCGGTGTCTGGGGTTATTACTGGATACTTAGCATCCGCCGTGATATACGTCATAATACTAACCAGGTTAATACCCCTGACACAGTACGGTTATTACAACTCACTCCTAGCAATGATGGGGATATTCTCACTCTTCTTCCCAACCCTGGGCATCGACGTGGCTATTGCCAGGGAGGCTGCCATGCTCCATGCCAGGGACATGCCCTTTGAGGGACACATGGCCGCCATACTCCTCATCTCAATAATACTGACCACCGCATACTCACTAACGTTATTCCTCGCAATACCCCTGTACATAATTAGTAAGATACCCAGTTACTACCTGGGTATTGTTTACATATACATTGCCTGGATAATAACCCAGGCATTTACCGGCGTTCTCTCAACATACCTATGGATAATGAGCAAGCTCAGGTCCCAGGGTGTTGGGAATATGCTCTACAGCCTTGTCTTTAGGCCCCTTGAGGTTGCCCTATTAGTGGTAATGCACAGTGTCTACGCGATTATAATATCCATACTAATTGGTCAATTAACAGCGCTCCTCTACTACATGTTAATTATAAGGCGATTACCAAACCCACTGAAGGGCTTGGCTCTGATAAAGAATGGGCTTAGAAGGTACCTCAACACGGGCTTTCAAAACTGGATAATCAGTTACATAGGCTCAATAGGGGGTTACGCATTAACATACCTAGTGTACCTATCCCTAGGCCCTGAGTACGTGGCTATATACAACCTAGTAACATACATGCTCGGCGCAGTAACAACATTAACTGGTTCAGTGAGTAACGTATTCAGTAGTAAACTTTCACACGTGATAGGCGCCGGCGGTGATACAAAGGCCTTAGTAAGGGATTATGCAATCTCCATTATAGTGACCAGCGGCGTACTATCGCAGTTAGCCATGTTAACCATCCCACTGCTTCCTATCCTGAGTATTGTGCATGGTGATTACGTGAGATCCATACCCTATGCGATGTTGTTACTAGCCTCAGCGGTGATTTCGGCACCCGTGAGTATATACACAGTGTATTACTGGGTCCTTGGTAAGGGTTGGCATTCAGTTAAGATCTCAGCATTGGGGGTTACCGTGGGTCTTTTAATATTCATAATCACTGTTAAGTACCTGGGCTTCTACTCAGTAATCCTTTCATCATACGCATCCTCAATCTCCCCATTAATCGCATTCATATAA
- a CDS encoding DUF1616 domain-containing protein: protein MKSHLLILILIILIIGVLAIPTVAQVNQLLIAYSMVSKLGAEGVNVTSLVNSLNEAIEFEQEGYTSNATLIAEHVITTVNSMAPVVHLHHVLNTALTIIVLLMVITLSVLLYVRRREILGRLWLRFRGRYSVNRISGSERTLLFNEEVLAVVVAVIVVLVVFGVAITIIGGSHEPFSAIALLNSNMHIGNYPTVIAVGQPVHLYLFIYNHMNKLIWYVVKVYIMSNTTVEPPLVLTPIVTYQVILLNNATYTAPLTFSLNSTGTYRVIAELWYYDPSNLTLTYTGNYVQLWINATGVMPSG from the coding sequence ATGAAATCTCACTTACTAATATTAATTCTAATTATACTGATTATTGGGGTTCTAGCTATACCTACGGTGGCCCAGGTAAATCAACTACTCATTGCCTACTCCATGGTGTCTAAATTGGGTGCTGAGGGCGTCAATGTGACTTCACTGGTAAATTCACTCAATGAAGCCATTGAGTTCGAGCAGGAGGGCTACACCAGCAATGCCACGTTAATAGCTGAGCACGTAATTACCACAGTCAACTCCATGGCACCCGTGGTTCACCTGCACCACGTACTTAACACAGCATTGACAATAATCGTATTGCTCATGGTCATTACATTGTCCGTACTATTGTACGTAAGGCGTAGGGAGATCCTTGGCAGATTATGGCTCAGGTTTAGGGGTAGGTATAGTGTTAATCGCATCAGTGGTAGCGAAAGAACTTTATTGTTTAATGAGGAGGTCCTCGCTGTGGTGGTGGCCGTAATTGTGGTTTTAGTTGTCTTCGGAGTCGCCATAACGATCATTGGTGGTTCGCATGAACCCTTCTCAGCAATAGCGCTTCTTAATTCTAACATGCATATTGGTAATTACCCAACCGTGATTGCGGTTGGACAGCCCGTACACCTATACCTATTTATTTACAATCACATGAATAAGCTCATTTGGTACGTGGTCAAGGTGTACATAATGAGCAATACCACCGTGGAGCCACCACTGGTCCTCACACCTATAGTGACGTATCAAGTGATCCTCCTGAACAATGCCACCTACACTGCTCCATTAACCTTCTCCCTAAACTCAACCGGCACTTATAGGGTTATAGCTGAGCTTTGGTACTACGACCCAAGCAACCTAACACTGACTTATACGGGTAATTACGTGCAGTTGTGGATAAACGCCACTGGGGTGATGCCCAGTGGCTAG